A genomic region of Vitis vinifera cultivar Pinot Noir 40024 chromosome 7, ASM3070453v1 contains the following coding sequences:
- the LOC100240802 gene encoding uncharacterized protein LOC100240802: MEAAVMHQSHRCTPSKSPCLHHHLHHHHHHHHHHHHHHHHHHCALHCHPHLRPSFASPIPPQNLQPLASLTSPKDVNPSVSQEPSNSNALILQEQKHEGLEEEEDEEPVFVLTDEWMEFFAKSEAKRKLEKKQAKKKRKN, from the exons ATGGAAGCTGCAGTCATGCACCAATCGCACAGATGCACCCCCTCCAAATCCCCATgcctccaccaccacctccaccaccatcatcatcaccaccaccaccaccaccaccaccaccaccaccaccactgtGCTCTTCACTGTCACCCCCATTTGCGCCCTAGTTTTGCTTCTCCTATTCCTCCTCAAAACCTACAACCTCTTGCTTCTCTTACTTCCCCCAAAGATGTCAATCCTTCTGTTTCTCAGGAACCTTCCAATTCTAATGCTCT GATATTGCAAGAGCAGAAGCATGAGGGATTAGAAGAGGAAGAGGATGAAGAGCCTGTTTTTGTTCTCACCGATGAATGGATGGAGTTCTTTGCAAAATCTGAAGCTAAAAGGAAATTAG AGAAGAAGCAGGCTAAGAAGAAGCGCAAAAACTAA
- the LOC100245896 gene encoding cyclin-C1-2, with the protein MAANFWTSSHYKQLLDQEEVDVVHPLDKEKGVTLEDFKLIKMHMANYIGRLGQNVKVRQRVVATAITYMRRVYTRKAMTEYDPRLVAPTSLYLAAKAEESTVQARLLVFYVRKLNPDEKYRYEIKDILEMEMKILEALNYYLVVFHPYRALSQLLQDANLNDLTQLSWGIVNDTYKMDLILIYPPHLIALACIYIASVHKDKETTAWFEELRVDMNVVKNISMEILDFYDSHRTITEDRITTTFNKLALRS; encoded by the exons ATGGCTGCCAATTTCTGGACGTCGTCTCACTA CAAACAACTTCTCGACCAAGAAGAGGTGGATGTGGTGCACCCTCTTGACAAAGAGAAGGGCGTAACTCTTGAGGATTTCAAGCTCATTAAGATGCACATGGCCAATT atattggGAGATTGGGTCAAAATGTTAAAGTGAGGCAaag GGTTGTAGCTACTGCCATTACATATATGAGACGTGTTTACACCAG AAAAGCTATGACAGAATATGATCCACGTCTTGTGGCTCCAACTAGCTTGTACTTGGCTGCAAAAGCAGAAGAAAGCACTGTGCAGGCTAGACTTCTTGTATTTTACGTCAGAAAATTAA ATCCAGATGAAAAGTATAGGTATGAGATCAAGGACATACTTGAAATGGAAATGAAGATCTTAGAAGCTCTCAACTATTATTTAGTTGTATTCCATCCTTACCGTGCATTGTCTCA GTTGCTTCAAGATGCCAACCTGAATGATCTAACTCAGTTATCTTG GGGAATTGTCAATGACACCTACAAAATGGATCTTATTCTCATTTATCCTCCACATCTGATTGCCTTAGCTTGCATATACATTGCAAGTGTACACAAAGATAAAGAAACCACTGCTTGGTTTGAAGAGCTTCGAGTTGACATGAATGTG GTAAAAAATATCTCCATGGAGATACTAGATTTCTATGACAGCCACAGAACGATCACTGAAGACAGGATCACTACCACTTTCAACAAGCTAGCTTTGAGATCATAA